Proteins from a genomic interval of Kitasatospora herbaricolor:
- a CDS encoding MFS transporter — protein sequence MPLALVALAITAFAIGTTEFAAMGLLPQVADDLQVSIPQAGWLISAYAIGVVIGAPLLTAAAARMPRKAVLVGLAALFTVGNLLCALAPNFWLLAAARLITGLPHGAFFGAGAVAAAELAAPHLRARAVAVMFSGLTLANVVGVPAATLLGQQLGWRATMLVVVAIGAAGTLAIARLVPHLPAPERAGLRHELSAFRSGQLWLALGTVVFGCGGFFACYSYITPLLTEVSGFTTGSVTGVLALFGVGMTVGNVVGGYAADRALRPGICASFVLLALTLAAFSVTARAEWSAALTVVLVGLFGFAIVPGVQTLVLQKARNAPTLASATVQGAFNLANAQGAFFGGLAIDAGLGWTAPPLVGAGLAGIGALIAVLAWAADRRACAGPGTGPADGKPAAASVPVASAH from the coding sequence ATGCCACTGGCGCTCGTCGCGCTGGCGATCACCGCCTTCGCCATCGGCACCACCGAGTTCGCCGCCATGGGGCTGCTCCCCCAGGTCGCGGACGACCTCCAGGTCTCCATCCCGCAGGCCGGCTGGCTGATCTCCGCCTACGCGATCGGCGTGGTGATCGGTGCGCCGCTGCTGACCGCCGCGGCGGCCAGGATGCCGCGCAAGGCCGTCCTGGTCGGTCTGGCGGCCCTGTTCACCGTGGGCAACCTGCTCTGCGCCCTCGCCCCGAACTTCTGGCTGCTCGCCGCCGCCCGACTGATCACCGGCCTGCCGCACGGCGCGTTCTTCGGGGCCGGCGCGGTGGCGGCCGCCGAACTGGCCGCCCCGCACCTGCGGGCCCGGGCGGTGGCCGTGATGTTCTCCGGTCTCACCCTCGCCAACGTGGTCGGCGTGCCGGCCGCCACCCTGCTCGGCCAGCAGCTGGGCTGGCGGGCCACCATGCTCGTCGTCGTCGCCATCGGCGCGGCCGGCACCCTGGCCATCGCCCGGCTGGTCCCGCACCTGCCCGCCCCCGAACGGGCCGGGCTGCGCCACGAGCTGAGCGCCTTCCGCAGCGGGCAGCTCTGGCTGGCGCTGGGCACGGTCGTGTTCGGCTGCGGCGGCTTCTTCGCCTGCTACAGCTACATCACCCCGCTGCTCACCGAGGTCTCCGGGTTCACCACCGGCTCGGTGACCGGCGTGCTGGCCCTGTTCGGCGTCGGCATGACGGTCGGCAACGTCGTCGGCGGCTACGCGGCCGACCGTGCCCTGCGGCCGGGCATCTGCGCGTCCTTCGTGCTGCTGGCGCTCACCCTGGCCGCCTTCTCGGTGACGGCCCGGGCCGAGTGGTCGGCGGCGCTCACGGTCGTCCTGGTCGGCCTGTTCGGCTTCGCCATCGTCCCCGGCGTGCAGACCCTGGTGCTGCAGAAGGCACGCAACGCCCCGACCCTCGCCTCGGCGACCGTCCAGGGCGCGTTCAACCTTGCCAACGCGCAGGGGGCGTTCTTCGGCGGGCTCGCGATCGACGCCGGACTGGGCTGGACGGCGCCCCCGCTGGTGGGGGCCGGGCTGGCCGGGATCGGCGCGCTGATCGCCGTACTCGCCTGGGCCGCCGACCGGCGGGCCTGCGCCGGCCCCGGGACGGGTCCGGCCGACGGGAAGCCGGCCGCTGCCTCCGTGCCGGTGGCGTCGGCCCACTGA
- a CDS encoding gamma carbonic anhydrase family protein, whose translation MAEPLIAAVAGLVPRLDPSVFVAPNAVVVGSVAVAADVSIWYGAVLRGDAGPITVGAGTNIQDNCTLHADPGFPLLLGERISVGHNAVLHGCTVEDDVLVGMGATVLNGARIGAGSLVAAGAVVPQGMVVPPGSLVAGVPAKVRREVGEEELAGIKANGEGYRLLAEAHRGVEPLEV comes from the coding sequence ATGGCAGAGCCGCTGATCGCCGCGGTGGCGGGGCTGGTGCCCCGGCTGGACCCGTCGGTGTTCGTCGCGCCCAACGCGGTGGTGGTCGGCTCGGTGGCCGTCGCCGCCGACGTCAGCATCTGGTACGGCGCCGTGCTGCGCGGCGACGCGGGCCCGATCACGGTCGGCGCCGGTACCAACATCCAGGACAACTGCACCCTGCACGCCGACCCCGGCTTCCCGCTGCTGCTGGGCGAGCGGATCTCGGTGGGGCACAACGCGGTCCTGCACGGCTGCACGGTCGAGGACGACGTCCTGGTCGGCATGGGGGCGACGGTGCTGAACGGCGCCCGGATCGGAGCCGGCTCCCTGGTGGCCGCCGGTGCGGTCGTCCCGCAGGGCATGGTGGTCCCGCCGGGTTCACTGGTCGCGGGCGTGCCCGCCAAGGTGCGGCGGGAGGTCGGCGAGGAGGAACTGGCCGGCATCAAGGCCAACGGCGAGGGGTACCGGCTGCTGGCCGAGGCCCACCGGGGCGTCGAACCGCTGGAGGTCTGA
- a CDS encoding response regulator, with protein MRPNDVGPVGAVTPGIRVLIADDQPLVRRGLSLILSPDPSFEVVGEAENGEQAVTAARLLRPDVVVMDIRMPVLDGVGATQELARTLPSCRVLALSTFDMDEYVVAALRAGAHGFLPKDVSPEELGAAIRTVHAGEAVVAPRLLTRLISTYVRAPVGTPPPVTDTGGLTPREVEVWRLMATGLDNTEIARALDISLSTVKNYITSIFGKLYVRDRAQAVIAAYESGLVTARTGGG; from the coding sequence GTGAGGCCGAACGACGTCGGCCCGGTGGGCGCGGTGACACCGGGCATCCGGGTCCTCATCGCGGACGACCAGCCGCTGGTGCGGCGCGGCCTGTCCCTGATCCTCTCCCCCGACCCGTCCTTCGAGGTGGTGGGCGAGGCCGAGAACGGGGAGCAGGCCGTCACCGCCGCCCGCCTGCTGCGCCCCGACGTCGTGGTGATGGACATCCGGATGCCCGTGCTGGACGGGGTCGGCGCGACCCAGGAGCTGGCCCGCACCCTCCCCTCCTGCCGAGTCCTCGCCCTCAGCACCTTCGACATGGACGAGTACGTGGTGGCCGCGCTGCGCGCCGGCGCCCACGGGTTCCTGCCCAAGGACGTCTCGCCGGAGGAGCTGGGCGCGGCGATCCGCACCGTCCACGCCGGCGAGGCGGTGGTCGCCCCGCGCCTGCTCACCCGGCTGATCTCCACCTACGTCCGAGCCCCGGTCGGCACCCCGCCGCCGGTCACCGACACGGGCGGGCTGACGCCCCGGGAGGTCGAGGTGTGGCGGCTGATGGCCACCGGCCTCGACAACACCGAGATCGCCCGGGCCCTGGACATCAGCCTGTCGACGGTGAAGAACTACATCACCAGCATCTTCGGCAAGCTCTACGTCCGGGACCGCGCCCAGGCGGTCATCGCGGCCTACGAGTCCGGCCTGGTCACCGCACGTACGGGAGGCGGGTAG
- a CDS encoding DJ-1/PfpI family protein, with protein MASKILLVTGDAAESLEVFYPYQRLQEEGYQVDIAAPARKRLQFVVHDFVDDFDTYTEKPGYTWPADLAFDEVDPADYVALVIPGGRAPEYLRNNPELQRIVKHFFDTDKPVAQICHGPLITAAAGVLNGRRSAAYPALQPDVQAAGGEFVDGEAVVDGVVVSARAWPDHPAWIRAFVEVLRVKAPVA; from the coding sequence ATGGCATCGAAGATCCTGCTTGTCACCGGTGACGCGGCGGAGTCGCTGGAGGTGTTCTACCCCTACCAGCGCTTGCAGGAGGAGGGGTACCAGGTCGACATCGCGGCGCCCGCCCGGAAGCGGCTGCAGTTCGTCGTCCACGACTTCGTGGACGACTTCGACACCTACACCGAGAAGCCCGGCTACACCTGGCCGGCCGACCTGGCCTTCGACGAGGTGGACCCGGCCGACTACGTCGCCCTGGTGATCCCGGGCGGCCGCGCCCCGGAGTACCTGCGCAACAACCCCGAGCTGCAGCGGATCGTCAAGCACTTCTTCGACACCGACAAGCCGGTCGCGCAGATCTGCCACGGCCCGCTGATCACGGCCGCCGCCGGCGTTCTGAACGGCCGGCGCAGCGCCGCGTACCCGGCGCTCCAGCCGGACGTCCAGGCGGCCGGCGGCGAGTTCGTGGACGGTGAGGCCGTGGTGGACGGCGTGGTCGTCTCGGCCCGCGCCTGGCCCGACCACCCGGCCTGGATCCGGGCGTTCGTCGAGGTGCTCCGTGTGAAGGCCCCGGTGGCCTGA
- a CDS encoding cytochrome P450, with protein MVTTTPTAPALALPAAHGSCPFDPPPAYDQAARQGAVTPAELPDGAFCWLVTGHQEVRTVLSDPRFSADARHPGFPFLTPGRRALAVTNPSFIRMDDPEHARLRRMVTKDFLVHRVDAMRPGIQRIVDETIDRMTAAGTGADLVTDFALPVPSLVICLLLGVPYEDHELFQAQSRTLLDNRATPAEVEAAQRGLTGYLTELAARKRSHPADDMLSRLAAREDVSPAEIAATGLLLLVAGHETTANMTALSTVALLRRPEQAARLRADPELLRGAVEELLRYLTIVQSGLPRVAVEDVELGGTLVRAGQGVLAMLSTANRDERLFGAPGEGAADELEVSRDARRHLAFGFGVHQCLGQPLARAELQIALETLLRRLPGLRITVPEDELVFRGHSVVYGVDSLPVAW; from the coding sequence ATCGTGACGACCACACCCACCGCGCCCGCCCTCGCCCTCCCCGCCGCCCACGGCAGCTGCCCCTTCGACCCGCCGCCCGCCTACGACCAGGCCGCCCGCCAGGGGGCGGTGACCCCGGCGGAGCTGCCCGACGGCGCGTTCTGCTGGCTGGTGACCGGCCACCAGGAGGTCCGGACCGTCCTGTCCGACCCGCGCTTCAGCGCCGACGCCCGCCACCCCGGCTTCCCCTTCCTCACCCCCGGCCGCCGGGCCCTGGCCGTGACCAACCCGAGCTTCATCCGGATGGACGACCCCGAGCACGCCCGGCTGCGCCGCATGGTCACCAAGGACTTCCTGGTGCACCGGGTCGACGCGATGCGTCCGGGGATCCAGCGGATCGTCGACGAGACCATCGACCGGATGACCGCCGCGGGCACCGGCGCCGACCTGGTCACCGACTTCGCCCTGCCCGTCCCCTCCCTCGTCATCTGCCTGCTGCTCGGCGTCCCGTACGAGGACCACGAGCTGTTCCAGGCGCAGAGCAGGACGCTGCTCGACAACCGTGCCACCCCGGCGGAGGTCGAAGCGGCGCAGCGCGGACTGACCGGGTACCTGACCGAGCTGGCCGCCCGTAAGAGGAGTCACCCGGCCGACGACATGCTGAGCAGGCTGGCCGCCCGCGAGGACGTCAGCCCGGCCGAGATCGCGGCGACCGGGCTGCTGCTGCTCGTCGCCGGGCACGAGACCACCGCCAACATGACCGCGCTGTCCACCGTCGCACTGCTGCGCCGGCCCGAGCAGGCCGCCCGGCTGCGAGCCGATCCGGAGCTGCTCCGGGGCGCGGTGGAGGAGTTGCTGCGCTACCTCACCATCGTGCAGTCCGGGCTGCCCCGGGTGGCCGTCGAGGACGTGGAGCTCGGCGGCACGCTGGTCCGGGCCGGCCAAGGCGTGCTGGCCATGCTCTCCACCGCCAACCGGGACGAGCGGCTCTTCGGTGCGCCCGGCGAAGGCGCGGCCGACGAGCTGGAGGTGTCCCGCGACGCCCGCCGGCACCTGGCCTTCGGCTTCGGCGTCCACCAGTGCCTCGGTCAGCCGCTGGCCCGGGCCGAGCTGCAGATCGCGCTGGAGACCCTGCTGCGCCGGCTGCCGGGCCTGCGGATCACGGTGCCGGAGGATGAGCTGGTCTTCCGCGGCCACTCGGTGGTCTACGGCGTCGACTCGCTGCCGGTGGCCTGGTGA
- a CDS encoding DeoR/GlpR family DNA-binding transcription regulator, translating to MVADQGLLAHQRRALIMEAIRRDGAVRVSELVEQLGVSDMTVRRDLDALARSGDVEKVHGGAVGLVGRTGDEVGFAAKSGLEPSAKRAIAEAAALLVTPGSVVALGGGTTVHAVATRLVNVPGLTVVTNSLPIAQLLESEGVKSPTSPSVLLTGGAPTPSQVLVGPLADMVIGSLHVDLLILGTHGASGRAGLTTPNLAEAQTNRALIGCARRVAVVADHTKWGVTGLSSFAGLHEVDYFVTDAGLTTEDRSALAEVVGELVIAEASDAAGTDALPG from the coding sequence CTGGTGGCTGATCAAGGACTGCTCGCACATCAGCGCCGTGCGCTGATCATGGAAGCGATCCGGCGCGACGGTGCTGTCCGCGTGTCGGAGCTGGTCGAGCAGCTGGGCGTGTCGGACATGACCGTCCGGCGCGACCTGGACGCTCTGGCGCGCAGCGGCGATGTGGAGAAGGTGCACGGCGGCGCCGTGGGGCTGGTCGGCCGCACCGGTGACGAGGTCGGTTTCGCGGCCAAGAGCGGCCTGGAGCCGTCCGCCAAGCGGGCCATCGCGGAGGCGGCCGCCCTTCTGGTGACGCCCGGCAGCGTGGTCGCGCTGGGCGGCGGCACCACGGTGCACGCCGTGGCGACCCGGCTGGTGAACGTCCCGGGGCTGACCGTGGTGACCAACTCGCTGCCGATCGCGCAGCTGCTGGAGTCCGAGGGCGTGAAGAGCCCGACCTCGCCGTCGGTCCTGCTCACCGGCGGCGCGCCGACCCCCTCGCAGGTGCTGGTCGGGCCGCTCGCCGACATGGTGATCGGTTCGCTGCACGTGGACCTGCTGATCCTCGGGACGCACGGCGCCTCCGGCCGGGCCGGGCTGACCACGCCGAACCTCGCCGAGGCACAGACCAACCGGGCCCTGATCGGGTGCGCCCGGCGGGTGGCCGTGGTCGCCGACCACACCAAGTGGGGCGTCACCGGCCTGAGCAGCTTCGCCGGCCTGCACGAGGTGGACTACTTCGTCACCGACGCCGGTCTCACGACGGAGGACCGCTCGGCCCTCGCCGAGGTGGTCGGCGAGCTGGTGATCGCGGAGGCCTCCGACGCCGCGGGCACGGACGCCCTGCCCGGCTAG
- a CDS encoding sensor histidine kinase translates to MGGHQRPTLDAALGADPAHPAHRASGSPGTGGVAVADAPPETDGAPWTHTDALVAAGACTLDLLNYLLFSEMDGVRRVTPPGLLLVALSALPLLVRRRHPGPALAVVLAVEAAIDLSTPASTHFGAVLMVSLYSVARARPARVTAAAAAATTVLTALSQSHLRVPSWQALASASCSTLLVAGAGLAVARWQREVAANRKLLADRAVADERRRIARELHDIVAHHITTMQLMAGGARANLAHPEVVRDALVTLESSGRMALREMRQLLDVLRAGDEPDTAPPSPQPGAEDLGRLVDESRVAGLPTDLGVHGPRRPLPPTVGLTVFRIVQEALTNARKHAGPARATVTLTYGPDRVTVEVRDDGGTAGTGGAAPQEAVPAGGRSGYGLIGMRERVALHGGTLRTGPRPEGGFAVLADLPLAPEETADAAVQHGTVTAR, encoded by the coding sequence ATGGGCGGTCATCAGCGCCCCACGCTGGACGCGGCACTCGGGGCGGACCCGGCGCACCCGGCACACCGGGCGAGCGGGAGCCCGGGGACCGGCGGGGTGGCGGTGGCGGACGCGCCGCCGGAGACCGACGGCGCGCCGTGGACCCACACCGACGCGCTGGTGGCCGCCGGCGCCTGCACGCTCGACCTGCTCAACTACCTGCTCTTCAGCGAGATGGACGGGGTACGCCGGGTGACCCCGCCGGGCCTGCTCCTCGTCGCACTGTCGGCCCTGCCGCTGCTCGTCCGGCGCCGCCACCCGGGGCCGGCGCTCGCCGTGGTCCTGGCCGTGGAGGCCGCGATCGACCTGTCCACACCGGCGAGCACCCACTTCGGCGCCGTCCTGATGGTCAGCCTGTACTCGGTCGCCCGGGCCCGCCCCGCCCGGGTGACGGCGGCCGCCGCGGCGGCGACGACGGTGCTGACCGCTCTGAGCCAGAGCCACCTGCGCGTCCCCTCCTGGCAGGCGCTCGCCAGCGCCTCCTGCTCCACCCTGCTCGTGGCCGGCGCCGGCCTCGCCGTGGCGCGCTGGCAGCGGGAGGTCGCGGCCAACCGCAAACTGCTGGCCGACCGCGCGGTGGCCGACGAACGCCGCCGCATCGCAAGGGAGTTGCATGACATCGTGGCGCACCACATCACCACCATGCAGCTGATGGCCGGCGGCGCCCGGGCCAACCTCGCCCACCCGGAGGTGGTCCGGGACGCCCTGGTCACCCTGGAGTCCTCCGGGCGGATGGCCCTGCGGGAGATGCGCCAGCTCCTGGACGTCCTGCGGGCCGGCGACGAACCGGACACCGCCCCGCCCTCGCCCCAGCCCGGGGCCGAGGACCTCGGCCGGCTGGTGGACGAGTCCCGGGTGGCCGGCCTGCCGACCGACCTCGGCGTCCACGGGCCCCGCCGCCCGCTGCCGCCCACCGTCGGCCTGACCGTCTTCCGGATCGTCCAGGAGGCTCTCACCAATGCCCGCAAGCACGCCGGGCCCGCCCGCGCGACCGTCACCCTGACGTACGGTCCGGACCGGGTCACCGTCGAGGTGCGCGACGACGGGGGCACGGCGGGCACGGGCGGCGCCGCACCGCAGGAGGCGGTGCCGGCCGGCGGCAGGAGCGGGTACGGCCTGATCGGCATGCGCGAGCGCGTCGCCCTGCACGGCGGCACCCTGCGGACCGGACCACGTCCGGAGGGCGGCTTCGCCGTCCTGGCCGACCTGCCGCTGGCCCCGGAGGAGACGGCCGACGCGGCCGTCCAGCACGGAACGGTGACGGCCAGGTGA
- a CDS encoding DUF2277 domain-containing protein codes for MCRSIKTLRPPVTPEVHDEDIVAAALQYVRKVSGFRAPAAHNREAFDRAVEAVAEATARLLGELEVRGSAGRVEQSA; via the coding sequence ATGTGTCGCAGTATCAAGACGTTGAGGCCACCAGTCACGCCCGAGGTCCACGACGAGGACATCGTCGCCGCCGCCCTGCAGTACGTTCGCAAGGTGTCGGGATTCCGGGCACCCGCCGCCCACAACCGTGAGGCCTTCGACCGTGCGGTGGAGGCGGTGGCCGAGGCCACCGCCCGCCTGCTCGGGGAACTGGAGGTGCGCGGATCGGCCGGCCGCGTGGAACAGTCGGCCTAG
- a CDS encoding ferredoxin — MQVILDQDRCCSSGQCVLTAPEVFGQSDEDGLVTLRRARPEPGLYPDVRLAAVLCPGGAITVEEATGTP, encoded by the coding sequence ATGCAGGTGATCCTCGATCAGGACCGTTGCTGCAGTTCGGGCCAGTGCGTCCTGACCGCGCCGGAGGTGTTCGGGCAGAGCGACGAGGACGGTCTGGTGACGCTCCGCCGGGCGCGCCCCGAACCGGGCCTGTACCCCGACGTCCGGCTGGCCGCCGTGCTCTGCCCCGGCGGCGCCATCACCGTGGAAGAAGCCACCGGGACACCGTGA
- a CDS encoding DUF6296 family protein, translating into MSDEKRYALTFPGTPGTQAPQDVVIVSWTSATGPGGHPVYEDASGIVRAEISDSGEVRMLASGGHQSPHLPVHAEPLPQA; encoded by the coding sequence ATGAGCGACGAGAAGCGGTACGCCCTGACGTTCCCCGGTACGCCTGGCACCCAGGCCCCCCAGGACGTCGTGATCGTGTCCTGGACCAGCGCCACCGGCCCCGGCGGGCACCCCGTCTACGAGGACGCCTCGGGCATCGTCCGGGCCGAGATCAGCGACTCGGGGGAGGTCCGGATGCTCGCCTCCGGCGGCCACCAGTCCCCGCACCTGCCGGTGCACGCCGAACCGCTGCCACAGGCCTGA
- a CDS encoding DUF427 domain-containing protein, with translation MTTARWQGTIIAESDETTIVEGNHYFPLASVRVEHLRASDTTTVCPWKGTAGYWTVHVDGLSNPDAAWFYPDPKPEAAHVRDKVAFWRGVEISD, from the coding sequence ATGACAACTGCGCGTTGGCAGGGCACGATCATCGCCGAGAGTGACGAGACCACGATCGTCGAGGGCAACCACTACTTCCCGCTCGCGTCCGTGCGGGTGGAGCACCTGCGGGCCTCCGACACCACCACGGTCTGCCCCTGGAAGGGCACGGCCGGCTACTGGACCGTCCACGTCGACGGTCTGAGCAACCCGGACGCCGCCTGGTTCTACCCGGACCCGAAGCCGGAGGCGGCCCACGTCCGGGACAAGGTGGCGTTCTGGCGCGGGGTGGAGATCAGCGACTGA
- a CDS encoding MMPL family transporter: protein MIRALTGYSTRNPWKVITLWVVLGISLALLSPMLLDRVTQSQTGDFLPKSYDSAAALRIAEENFGMNPDATTVTVLVARTDGQALTAADQQRVEAEGAKLAQRRVVMPRKDDAPAFLVPDRSQTPRVAPAMVAPDRGFELLSVELTGSAADEGVQGVYRAFRDATRAQFADAGMRTGFTGGLADAVDTADSHRTAAKVGSALVMGLIVLLNVLVFRSVAAALLPLLAVAMIGSVAGGAVAVAATLTGLKLDAGTPGLVSVVLLGIGVDYLLFLLFRFREHLRARPEQPAREAATQVTARVGTAITSAALTIVAAFATLGVASFGQFRSLGPAIAVAVLVMLLGSLTMMPALLAACGRGMFWPSRSLRRQPGEGFAARFGTLVARRPLPMLFAALALLGALAAGMTGIRMDYGLGGADARTPAAATAAEISRTLPAGVSDPTSVYVVTTDGTTLTPDRLDGLAHALTQVEGVGKTGGTVLNGDRRAARIDLYLTADPQSRRARDLASGPVRAAVAAHTPAGTSAHVGGTAAIFADISTAVDHDLAVVFPVAAALIALILLLLLRSLLAPVVLMLSVGLGFAATLGAATLLFQHGLGEPGVSFTLPLVLFLFVVALGTDYNILITDRIREEMQRPGPPRAAVARAVRHTTPAIATAGLVLAGSFATLAATPGSEQVAFALTLGILLSAVVLSLVLVPAVAALLGRALWWPLRQARHDHRAEPVPEPYRVPVP from the coding sequence TTGATCCGCGCACTGACCGGATACTCCACCAGGAACCCGTGGAAGGTGATCACCCTCTGGGTGGTGCTGGGAATCTCCCTGGCCCTGCTGAGCCCGATGCTGCTCGACCGCGTCACCCAGTCCCAGACCGGGGACTTCCTGCCCAAGAGCTACGACTCGGCCGCCGCGCTGCGGATCGCCGAGGAGAACTTCGGGATGAACCCCGACGCCACCACGGTCACGGTGCTGGTCGCCAGGACCGACGGCCAGGCGCTCACCGCCGCCGACCAGCAGCGGGTCGAGGCCGAGGGGGCGAAGCTCGCCCAGCGCCGGGTCGTCATGCCCAGGAAGGACGACGCGCCGGCCTTCCTCGTCCCCGACCGGTCCCAGACCCCCCGGGTCGCCCCGGCCATGGTGGCGCCCGACCGCGGCTTCGAACTGCTCTCCGTCGAACTGACCGGCAGCGCCGCGGACGAGGGCGTCCAGGGCGTCTACCGGGCGTTCCGGGACGCCACCCGAGCCCAGTTCGCCGACGCCGGGATGCGCACCGGGTTCACCGGGGGACTGGCCGACGCCGTGGACACCGCCGACTCCCACCGCACCGCCGCGAAGGTCGGCAGCGCGCTCGTCATGGGGCTGATCGTCCTGCTGAACGTGCTGGTGTTCCGCAGCGTGGCGGCGGCCCTGCTGCCGCTGCTCGCCGTCGCCATGATCGGCAGTGTGGCCGGCGGAGCCGTGGCCGTCGCCGCGACGCTGACCGGCCTCAAGCTCGACGCCGGCACCCCCGGGCTGGTCTCCGTGGTCCTGCTCGGCATCGGCGTCGACTACCTGCTCTTCCTGCTCTTCCGCTTCCGCGAGCACCTGCGGGCCCGGCCCGAGCAGCCCGCCCGCGAAGCCGCCACCCAGGTGACCGCCCGGGTGGGCACCGCGATCACCTCGGCCGCGCTGACCATCGTCGCCGCCTTCGCCACCCTCGGCGTGGCCAGCTTCGGCCAGTTCCGCTCCCTCGGCCCGGCCATCGCCGTCGCCGTCCTGGTCATGCTGCTGGGCAGCCTCACCATGATGCCCGCCCTGCTCGCCGCCTGCGGCCGCGGCATGTTCTGGCCCTCCCGCAGCCTGCGCCGCCAGCCGGGCGAGGGCTTCGCCGCCCGCTTCGGCACGCTCGTCGCCCGGCGGCCGCTGCCGATGCTGTTCGCCGCCCTCGCCCTGCTCGGCGCGCTGGCCGCCGGGATGACCGGGATCCGGATGGACTACGGCCTCGGCGGCGCCGACGCCCGGACCCCGGCCGCCGCCACCGCCGCCGAGATCTCCCGCACCCTGCCGGCCGGCGTCTCCGACCCGACGAGCGTCTACGTCGTCACCACGGACGGCACCACCCTCACCCCCGACCGGCTCGACGGCCTCGCCCACGCCCTCACCCAGGTCGAGGGCGTCGGCAAGACGGGCGGCACCGTCCTCAACGGGGACCGCCGCGCAGCCCGGATCGACCTCTACCTCACCGCAGACCCGCAGAGCCGACGCGCCCGTGACCTGGCCTCCGGCCCCGTCCGCGCCGCGGTCGCCGCCCACACACCCGCCGGGACCAGCGCCCACGTGGGCGGCACGGCGGCGATCTTCGCCGACATCTCCACCGCCGTCGACCACGACCTGGCGGTCGTCTTCCCGGTCGCGGCCGCCCTGATCGCCCTGATCCTGCTGCTGCTCCTGCGCAGCCTGCTCGCCCCGGTGGTCCTGATGCTCTCGGTCGGGCTCGGCTTCGCCGCCACCCTCGGCGCCGCGACCCTGCTGTTCCAGCACGGGCTGGGCGAACCGGGCGTCAGCTTCACCCTCCCGCTGGTGCTGTTCCTGTTCGTCGTGGCGCTGGGCACCGACTACAACATCCTCATCACCGACCGGATCCGCGAAGAGATGCAGCGCCCCGGCCCGCCCCGCGCCGCCGTCGCCCGCGCCGTACGGCACACCACGCCCGCCATCGCCACGGCCGGCCTGGTCCTGGCCGGATCCTTCGCGACCCTCGCCGCCACCCCGGGCAGTGAACAAGTCGCCTTCGCGCTGACGCTCGGCATCCTGCTCTCCGCGGTCGTCCTGTCCCTGGTCCTGGTGCCCGCCGTCGCCGCCCTGCTCGGCCGCGCCCTCTGGTGGCCGCTGCGCCAGGCCCGCCACGACCACCGGGCCGAGCCGGTCCCGGAGCCGTACCGCGTCCCGGTGCCCTGA